The following nucleotide sequence is from Candidatus Methylomirabilota bacterium.
CGCGCCGCGCGATCGGCGCCGCCGAGGAAGAGGGGTAGAACGCCCGACCTCGGGCATACTATCTCTGCTCATGGCCGCGCCACGGTCCGAGAACACCCAAGAAGCCCGACTCCGCGCCCTGGCCCGGCTGAACCGGCTCGTCTCGTCGTCCCTCCACATCGACGAGGTCCTGTCCGCCATCGCCCGCGCGGCCGCCGAGCTGATGAAAGTGCCGGCCGTCTCCTTCTGGATCGTCGACGAGAGCGCCCGACGGCTGGAGCTCGGCGGCTTCTCCGATCCGGACCTGTTCGCGGATTTCCCCACGAGGAGCGTGAGCTTCGATCAGGGCGGCCTCGGGTATGTGGCGACGCACCGCCAGTCGATCCACGTTCCCGACGTCTTCGCCGACCCGCGATTCTTCGCGCTCGAATGGTGGCGCGCCCACGGCCTCAAGAGCTACTTCGCCACTCCCGTGATGCTGGGCGAGACATTCCTCGCGGTGCTGGCCATGACGGCCCACGAGCCCTTCCACTTCGATCAGAACGAAACAGAGGTGCTAGACGGCCTCGTCGCCCACGCCGCCGTCGCCATCCGCAACGCCCGGCTCTTCGCCGCCAGCGAAGCCCGCCGCCGGGAGGCCGAAGCGCTGGCCGAGGTCGGCCGCCTGCTCTCGCAGACGCTCGATCTTGGCGTCGTCGCCGAGCAGATCGCCGAAACCGTGCGGGCCCTGCTCGACGTGCGATCGGCCGGCGTCTACCGGCTCGAACCGGAATCCGGCGACCTGGTGGTGATGGCCACCTCCGCAGCGCCGACGGCAACGTTCGAATATCCCCTCGTGCTGCCCCGTGGCACCGGCGTGCCCGGCCTGGCGGTCAGGCAAAAGGCGCCGGTGGTGACGCCCGACGCCCTGGCGGATCCCCGGATCACCTTCTGGGAGGGCTCGCGCGTCTACGTGGAACGGTCGGACTACCGCGCGGTGCTGGCCGTGCCCTTCCTCGTCCAGGACCGGGTGATCGGCGCCCTCGCCGTCGGCGATCGTCTGGGCCGCGTCTTCGACGACACGGCGATCGGTCTCGCCCAGGCCTTCGCCGACCAGGCGGCGCTGGCGCTGGAGAACGCCCGCCTCTTCCACGAGGCCGACGAGCGGCGCCT
It contains:
- a CDS encoding GAF domain-containing protein; this encodes MAAPRSENTQEARLRALARLNRLVSSSLHIDEVLSAIARAAAELMKVPAVSFWIVDESARRLELGGFSDPDLFADFPTRSVSFDQGGLGYVATHRQSIHVPDVFADPRFFALEWWRAHGLKSYFATPVMLGETFLAVLAMTAHEPFHFDQNETEVLDGLVAHAAVAIRNARLFAASEARRREAEALAEVGRLLSQTLDLGVVAEQIAETVRALLDVRSAGVYRLEPESGDLVVMATSAAPTATFEYPLVLPRGTGVPGLAVRQKAPVVTPDALADPRITFWEGSRVYVERSDYRAVLAVPFLVQDRVIGALAVGDRLGRVFDDTAIGLAQAFADQAALALENARLFHEADERRLLAEDAEERYRSLFDRVPVGLYRETPEGKLLDANTALAQMLGYPNREALLGVSVAEHYASPQDLQRWLALLEREGIARDFEVRLRRRDGRLIWARKSARVVRYLAGRVLYYEGVQEDVTERKRAEEAERQAEALRSVARLANAAAHEINNPLSVVIGRLELLARHFRGDDAARGHIEQAIIAGRRISEMISHMRGITRLEIADQPPGLEPILDLKKSSEARPEGPAT